A genomic window from Streptomyces sp. HUAS YS2 includes:
- a CDS encoding response regulator transcription factor, translating into MEAGAEDRSVTGAGGTTRVVLADDERMVRTALRVILDAEPDLEVVGEAATGAEAVSVVRELRPDVVLMDVRMPEIDGIRATEQILAGMADAPRIVVVTTFENDSYVYDALRVGAAGFLLKRAAAEDLVGAVRLVARSDSVLFPAAVRGLAAEYGRRGARTAPAWAARLTDREADVLRLVATGMTNAEIADRLSVGPATVKTHVAAVLAKTGARDRTQAVIVAYESGFITPG; encoded by the coding sequence ATGGAGGCGGGGGCCGAGGACAGGTCGGTGACCGGGGCCGGGGGAACGACCCGGGTCGTCCTCGCGGACGACGAGCGGATGGTGCGTACGGCGCTGCGGGTGATCCTGGACGCCGAGCCCGACCTGGAGGTGGTCGGGGAGGCGGCGACCGGGGCCGAGGCGGTGTCGGTGGTGCGCGAGCTGCGGCCGGACGTCGTCCTGATGGACGTGCGGATGCCGGAGATCGACGGGATCCGGGCCACCGAGCAGATCCTCGCCGGGATGGCCGACGCCCCGCGGATCGTGGTCGTGACGACCTTCGAGAACGACTCGTACGTGTACGACGCGCTGCGCGTGGGCGCCGCCGGGTTCCTGCTGAAGCGGGCGGCGGCGGAGGACCTGGTGGGCGCGGTACGGCTGGTCGCGCGCAGCGACTCGGTGCTGTTCCCGGCGGCGGTGCGGGGGCTGGCCGCCGAGTACGGGCGGCGCGGGGCGCGCACCGCGCCGGCCTGGGCGGCGCGGCTGACCGACCGGGAGGCGGACGTGTTGCGGCTGGTGGCGACCGGGATGACGAACGCGGAGATCGCGGACCGGCTGTCGGTCGGTCCGGCGACGGTGAAGACGCACGTGGCGGCGGTGCTGGCGAAGACCGGCGCGCGGGACCGCACGCAGGCGGTGATCGTGGCGTACGAGTCGGGGTTCATCACGCCGGGCTGA